The stretch of DNA GCGCCATGCAGCACGTCCATGCTGGCCATGCGGAAAACGATCCGGCGCCCGGCCGGCACCTCGATTTCCCGCGGATAGAAGCCGTAACGGCCGGCCACCAGCCGGACCTGGATGGAACCGTCGGCAAGCGGCGTGGGCTGCACGCCCAGCTTGTCCTCGGCGAACTCCTGGCTCAGATGCAGGCTGGCGGAATCGATGGTTTCGACATGGCCGGGGGGATGAATACCGTGGCTGACGGCGGTGACGACGATCGCGCCGACGAACAGGCCGATCATGGCGATGGACACCAACAGCCATTTCCTTTCCAGTTCATTGATTTCCAGCTGGGACAGTTGTACCCCAAGCCCGGCCAGTTTTTCGTGTAGCCAATTCTTGTCTGGCGAACGGATTTGCATAACCTTTTCCTCTTATTTTCCATTGACGCGCCGGTTTCGCGCTGCGGGGATGCGTTG from Methylococcus geothermalis encodes:
- a CDS encoding cupredoxin domain-containing protein; the encoded protein is MQIRSPDKNWLHEKLAGLGVQLSQLEINELERKWLLVSIAMIGLFVGAIVVTAVSHGIHPPGHVETIDSASLHLSQEFAEDKLGVQPTPLADGSIQVRLVAGRYGFYPREIEVPAGRRIVFRMASMDVLHGAHIPMTNMSAMIVPGYVSEVVSVFPKPGEYPMLCNEYCGLGHDHMWSKVTVVAQENWRKPATGGSQQ